TGGTGCTGGTACCATTACAGTCAATTATGATGGACAAAATAAATATAAGACAATTATAGGCAACCATGTTTTTGTTGGCAGCAATTCTACCATCATTGCTCCTTTAACTATTGGTGATAATGCTTTGACAGCAGCAGGTTCAACGATTCATAAAGATGTCCCAGTTGATAGTATTGCTATCGGTCGCGGCCGTCAAGTCAATAAAGAAGGCTATGCCAAGAAAAAACCGCATCATCCCAATAATAAATAGGAGGCTGTTATGGATTTTGAAGAAAAGACCATTAAGCGCCAACCGATTTTTAATGGACAGATTTTTAAGGTTGCTGTTGATAATGTTCAGTTACCCAATCAGTTGGGGACTGCCAAACGTGAATTGATTTTTCATCGTGGAGCTGTGGCAGTATTGGCTGTGACACCTGAGAATAAATTGGTAATCGTCAAGCAATATCGCAAAGCAATAGAAAAAATATCTTATGAAATTCCAGCAGGCAAATTGGAAATTGGTGAGAATGGAACAGAAAAAGAAGCAGCTCTGCGTGAATTAGAAGAAGAAACTGCTTATACAGGCGACCTCAAATTGATTTACGAATTTTATACAGCCATTGGTTTTTGTAATGAAAAAATTAAGCTTTATTTGGCTACTAATTTAGAAAAGGTTGACAATCCTCGTCCACAAGATGATGACGAGGTCATTGAACTTTTTGAATTAACTTATGATGAATGTATGGAATTGGTCAGATCAGGAGATATTGAAGATGCAAAAACGTTAATTGCTCTTCAATACTTTGCTCTGCATTTTAAGGATAAATAAGGAGAAATGTTATGGGAAAGCCCCTGTTAACAGATGAAATGATTGCTCGAGCCAATCGTGGCGATAAGTCCTATGATAAGGGTCATTTTGACTCAGAAGAGACCATTGTCATTTCAACAGATAATCAGATACCTCAATCAAGTTATGATAAAACGCGTGATTTGAATGAAAACTATGACGATTATGATTATGAAGACTATGATGAAGAACCTATTATCAAAAGTCGCCGCATTGAAAATGCGAAACGTGGTAAATTTCAGTCTAAATTAAATTGGATTTTAATAGGAGTCGTTCTTCTTTTAGCCTTTTTAGCTTATGCAATCTTTAAACTATAAAGGAAGAAAAATGAAAATTGGAATTATTGCAGCTATGGAGGAAGAATTGAAACTCCTCTTAGCGGAATTAAATCATAAAAGAGAAGAAATCTGTTTA
This region of Streptococcus mutans genomic DNA includes:
- a CDS encoding NUDIX hydrolase; the encoded protein is MDFEEKTIKRQPIFNGQIFKVAVDNVQLPNQLGTAKRELIFHRGAVAVLAVTPENKLVIVKQYRKAIEKISYEIPAGKLEIGENGTEKEAALRELEEETAYTGDLKLIYEFYTAIGFCNEKIKLYLATNLEKVDNPRPQDDDEVIELFELTYDECMELVRSGDIEDAKTLIALQYFALHFKDK
- the macP gene encoding cell wall synthase accessory phosphoprotein MacP is translated as MGKPLLTDEMIARANRGDKSYDKGHFDSEETIVISTDNQIPQSSYDKTRDLNENYDDYDYEDYDEEPIIKSRRIENAKRGKFQSKLNWILIGVVLLLAFLAYAIFKL